In Thermodesulfobacteriota bacterium, the genomic window GCACCGCGTTGGCCGTGATCCCCAGGGGCCCGAGCTCCAGGGCGAGCTGGCGGATGTGGCTCTCCAGGGCGGCCTTGGCCGCCGAGACCGCACCGTAGCTCTTCCACGCGATGTGGCCGCCGGAGCTCGTCATGGCGAAGACCCGGGAGTTCTGCTCCAGGTACTGGCGCTGCACCAGATCCTGCACCCAGTACACGAGGCTGTGGGCCATCACGTCCAGCGTCATGATCATCTGGGCCTTGGTGAGCCCCTGTCCGGGCTCGGCGATGTAGGGCTTCAAGGCCCCGAAGGCGAGGCTGTGGAGGAACACCCGCACCCGGGGGCCCTGGCCCATCTCCTCTGCCATCTCGTCGAGCACCAGCCGCCGATTCTCCTCGTCGGCCGCGTTGACGTTGAAGAAGCGCACCGCCGCCCCCAGCCCCCGGAGCTCTTGGATGAGCGCCTCCACCTGGGGCATGGCCGGCTTGCGGTCCAGGTGCACCCCGAAGACGTTCATGCCCCGCTTGGCCAGGGATCGGGCCGTGGCGGCGCCGAACCCGCTCGAGGCCCCCAGGATGAGCGCCCAGCTGCCCTTGAGATCCTCCCGCACCGCTCGCCCTCCACGCCGCCCCGCGCGGGGGCAGCCGCCAAACGCTTGTTTTCTCTCATGGAAAAAGGTGTCCTACGGTATCGCAGGTGCCCGAAGGGGGTCAATTCACCCTTCACCCGGAGGCACCAGCGAGCGCGGGCGCACACCCAGGGCGGCGGTAAGGCCGGCTTCCAGGAGAGGGCCCGCCTCTTCCTCCGCCGAGGCCGAGACCCGCAACCCTCCCAACCGGTCCAGGGGCAGCTCCACGGCAGCCCGAAGGGTGCGCAGGGTTCCCGGCGAGAGGCGAACGGCCCCCGGCTCCGCGCAGGAACCGCACCGTATCCCGCCGGGGCCGGCGGCGTGGCAGGCGGCCCCGTAGCCCGCATACGGCTCGGCACACGCCGGGCACTCTTCCACGGGCAGACCATATCCCAGCGCCGCGAGCGCTCGGGCCTGGAAGACCCGGGCCAGGCTGCGGGGCTCCCCGCCCCGTTCCAGCGCGGCGAAGGTCGCCTCGACCAGCGCGAAGAAGGGCTCGTCCGGATCTCCCTCCCGGGTGCCCAGGCGCGCCACCTCGAGCACCTGGCTGCCCGCCCAGTACGCCTCCACGCTTTCCCGCAGGCGCCCGAACGGGCGCACCAGCTCCACCCCCAGGAGCCGTCCCATCCCCGACCGCCCGGGCCGCACCTCGGCCCGCAGGTGGTGGAAGTAGTCCAGGACTCCCCCGAACCGGCGGCGCGAGTTGCGGGCCCCCTTCGCAAGCACCGCAATGCGGCCCCAGCGCCGCGTGAGCAGCGCCGCCACCAGGTCGGCCTCGCCGTAGGGGGTGGCCCGCAGGAGGAAGCCCTCGGAGATCTCTGGCGTCATGGGGCGGTGAGGGGGGTCTGGGGAGGTGCAGGCGTGCGGCCGCGCATCAGGTCTTGTCCGGCCAGGGGCACAGGGCGCGCACCGCGCACGCGGGGCACCGGGGCTTTCGCGCGGTACACGTCACCCGGCCGTGGCGGATGAGGAGCAGGTGGGCCTCCACCCAGGCGGCGGGCGGCAGCAGTGCCGTCACCGCCTCCTCCACCGCGCGGGGAGCTGCGGACGTGGCAAACCCCAGGCGCCGACACACCCGGCCCACGTGGGTGTCCACGGCAAACGCCGGGATGCCGAAGGCCTGCCCCAGCACGACGGAAGCGGTCTTTCGCCCCACCCCCGGCAGCGCCTCCAGCGCCGCCCGGTCGGAAGGCACCCGCCCCCCGTGGCGCTCCGCCACCTCCCGGGCGAGCCCCACCAGGCTGCGGGCCTTGGTGCGAAAGAGCCCGATGCTCCGGATGAGCCCCTCCACCTCCGCCGCATCGGCCGCGGCCAGCTCCCTGGGCCCGGGAAACCGGGCAAAGAGCGCCGGGGTTTCCCGGTTCACCCGGTCATCGGTGCACTGGGCCGAGAGCACCGTGGCCACCAGGAGCTCCCAGGGGCTTCGGTGGTCGAGCCCCGGCCGCACCGCTCCGTAGGCGGCCCGCAGGCGTTCCAGGACGGCGCGGAGCCTCTCGGCCTCGGCGGTGCGGCGGCGCATGGCGGCCCGAGGGTAGCAGAAACGCTCCGACAAAAGCGAGGGTCCATGCCGCCCCGGTGCCGCGTCGGCAGGGGCTCGAGGGCAGGCGTGCGGCGGAACCGCCTTACAAAGAAGCCGCTCGCCTTGAATCCCCTCGCCCTTGACGGGAGAGGGGCCTGGGGTGAGGGGGAACACGCCCCGTGGCATCCCTCGGGGTGGCCGACGGCCGTGGCCGACTCAGAGGGAGGCGGCCTCCCGCTCTTCGTCGTCGCCGGCGATCTGGGCGATCTTCTGGAGGGCCCACTCGGGGTTGAGCCCGATGGCGGTGGCGACGGCGGTGAAATGGTCCGACCGGAGCCAGAGCCTCGCATCGTCGCGGGTCTCGGAGCTCTTGGCGCCCGACGAGTAGGCGTCGCGTACCGCAAACTCGATGACGGCGAGCCACAGGCGCGCCTCGGGCGAGGGTTCCGAGAGCTGGCCCCGGAGAATGCGCATGACCGAGCGGATCTCGAACTTGCGCTGGTCCCGATAGCCTTCCCGGGAAGAAACGGACGGTTCCGTCCGATCGACCGGGGGCGCGGAATACCCTGCGCAGCCCCCCGCCCCCTCGGCGTAGCGGGCGTGCCGCGTGATGGGCAGCGTGGATTGGGGTAGCGATTCCATGGGACCGTCAGCCCTCGGCCTCGCGGTCGGCATCACCTTTCGCATCTTCGGCTTCCGCGGGAGTCTCCATGCGCTCCCAGATGGGGGCTTGCGGGCCGGGCACGATGCCCGCGATGTCCGGATCCTGGCCCTCGGCTCCCCGCCGTACGTCGTCTCGGTGGGCCTTGCGCTCGGCCCGGCGCTCCGCCTTTTGGGCCTGCTTCTCTTGTCGAGCCCGTTCCTTCTGTCGCTTCATGAACTTCGGATCGCGGGCCATGGGATTCTCCTGCTCCTGCAACGGGCGCCCCGGGCAGTCTCCCCCGCGCCCGAGGTCCGTGGGATTTGCCGGGCGCCGCTCCCGTCCCAGGCGGCGCGCCGCTGCCGGACAAAGCCCAGCACGGGGGCCATGATAGCACGTCGGAGGCTCCTTGTGGGGAAGTATTGCCGTCGACCCCGCTTGCCACCCAGGCGGTGGATCCAGAGACCTGGGATGCCCCTTGCGCTGCGGACCGCGACGGCGTACAAGGGTCGGGTTTCTTGGGGGCCCCGCCCCCGTCTCCCAGGAGCCGACCGGACCCATGGACGACCCAGGCAGTCGAACCCAACCCGATCCCACCCGTCCCGCCCCGCGCCGGGTCGCCTCCCGGAAGGTCTGCTCCGCCTGACCTCCCGCGGCACCGCCGGGGCCCTGGGCCGCGGGAGGTGCCGATGAACACCCTACTCATCCCTGAGCTCCAGGCCACCCTGGTCCGCGGCGATGCCCGCGCCATCCGGGAGTTCGCCGAGGATCTCCACCCCGCTACCCTGGCCGAGTTCGTGGGGGGGATGGAGCCCCCGGACCTGGCTGCGTTTCTCCAGTGCCTGCCGCCCCTGGACCGGGGAGAGGTCTTCTCGTACCTGGAGGTGCCCACCCAGGTGCGCCTGGCCCAGTCCCTCAGGCGCGACCAGCTCGCCGAGCTCGTCACCCACATGAGTCCCGACGAGCGCGCCGACCTGGTCAAGCGCCTCAAGGAGGAGACCCTCGAGGCGCTGTGGCCGGCCCTGGCCCAGGCCGAGCGCGACGACATCCGGCGGCTGGCGGGGTACGAGGAGGGCACCGCCGGGGCCGCGATGACCTCGGACTACGTGACCCTGCTGCCCCACCTCACCGCACGGGAAGCCATCGAGAAGATCCGGCGGGAGGCCCCCGACCGGGAGACCGTGTACTACACCTACGTCCTGGGAGAGGGCAGGAAGCTGGTGGGCTCGGTCTCCCTGAAGGACCTCATCCTCGCGCGCCCGGACGCCAAGGTGGAGGCGCTCATGGTGCCGGGGCCCATCGCGGTGCGGGTGGACGAGGACCAGGAAGAGGTGGCGCGCACCATCGAGAAGTACGACCTGCTCGCGGTCCCCGTGGTGGACGCAAACAACGCCCTGGTGGGCATCGTCACCCACGACGACGCCTTCGACATCCTGCGGGAAGAGCAGACCGAGGATCTGGAGCGCCTCATGGGCATCACGGGGGACACCCGGGAGGAAGCCTACCTAGATATTCCCTCTCCGGTGCACTACCGCAAGCGCGTCACCTGGTGCGTGTCCCTGGCGGGGCTGCAGCTGGTCTCGGGGTGGATCCTCCACACCTTCCAGGGGGCGCTCACGAGCCTCATGCTGCTCGTGGTGTACCTGCCCATGCTCGCCTCGGTGGGGGGAAACACGGGCTCCCAGGCCTCCACCATGGTGATCCGGGCCCTGGCTCTGGGGGAGGTGGAGACCTCGGATGCGCTTCGCATCCTGTGGAAGGAACTGCGGGTGAGCCTGCTGCTGGGGCTCACCCTGGGGACCCTGGTCTTCGGCAAGGTGTACTTCTTTACCGCAGCCGGCGACGTGCCCCCCGGCTACCACGTGGGGTGGATCGGCGTCACGGTGGCCCTGGCCCTGTCCCTCCAGGTCGTCACCTCCACGGTGTTCGGCGCGGTGCTGCCCCTGGCGGCCTCGAAGCTCCGCCTCGACCCGGCGGTGGTGGCGAGCCCCGCGCTCAGCACCGTGGTGGACATCACCGGGCTGCTGCTCTACTTCGGGCTCGCGACCTGGCTCCTGAGCCTGTAAGCCGCCCGGTCGGCGCCGCTCAGCGCGCTGTCCGAACCCGAAAGCGACACCCGCCCCTCCGCCTCGGT contains:
- a CDS encoding SDR family oxidoreductase encodes the protein MREDLKGSWALILGASSGFGAATARSLAKRGMNVFGVHLDRKPAMPQVEALIQELRGLGAAVRFFNVNAADEENRRLVLDEMAEEMGQGPRVRVFLHSLAFGALKPYIAEPGQGLTKAQMIMTLDVMAHSLVYWVQDLVQRQYLEQNSRVFAMTSSGGHIAWKSYGAVSAAKAALESHIRQLALELGPLGITANAVLAGVTETPALKQIPGHEKMIQMAQARNPMGRLTRPEDVAEAIACFSEPGCYWMTGSILRVDGGEDVSG
- the recO gene encoding DNA repair protein RecO, whose product is MTPEISEGFLLRATPYGEADLVAALLTRRWGRIAVLAKGARNSRRRFGGVLDYFHHLRAEVRPGRSGMGRLLGVELVRPFGRLRESVEAYWAGSQVLEVARLGTREGDPDEPFFALVEATFAALERGGEPRSLARVFQARALAALGYGLPVEECPACAEPYAGYGAACHAAGPGGIRCGSCAEPGAVRLSPGTLRTLRAAVELPLDRLGGLRVSASAEEEAGPLLEAGLTAALGVRPRSLVPPGEG
- the nth gene encoding endonuclease III — protein: MRRRTAEAERLRAVLERLRAAYGAVRPGLDHRSPWELLVATVLSAQCTDDRVNRETPALFARFPGPRELAAADAAEVEGLIRSIGLFRTKARSLVGLAREVAERHGGRVPSDRAALEALPGVGRKTASVVLGQAFGIPAFAVDTHVGRVCRRLGFATSAAPRAVEEAVTALLPPAAWVEAHLLLIRHGRVTCTARKPRCPACAVRALCPWPDKT
- the mgtE gene encoding magnesium transporter, translating into MNTLLIPELQATLVRGDARAIREFAEDLHPATLAEFVGGMEPPDLAAFLQCLPPLDRGEVFSYLEVPTQVRLAQSLRRDQLAELVTHMSPDERADLVKRLKEETLEALWPALAQAERDDIRRLAGYEEGTAGAAMTSDYVTLLPHLTAREAIEKIRREAPDRETVYYTYVLGEGRKLVGSVSLKDLILARPDAKVEALMVPGPIAVRVDEDQEEVARTIEKYDLLAVPVVDANNALVGIVTHDDAFDILREEQTEDLERLMGITGDTREEAYLDIPSPVHYRKRVTWCVSLAGLQLVSGWILHTFQGALTSLMLLVVYLPMLASVGGNTGSQASTMVIRALALGEVETSDALRILWKELRVSLLLGLTLGTLVFGKVYFFTAAGDVPPGYHVGWIGVTVALALSLQVVTSTVFGAVLPLAASKLRLDPAVVASPALSTVVDITGLLLYFGLATWLLSL